CGCTGCTGGGCCCTGAACTGAGTTGTGCAGGCCGGACAGATTGGAAACCGTGTCTTACGCGACATCCCCTGGCTGACCGATGAGGACCGCGCAACCCTGTTCGGAGCCTTCCTGGATATTGCAGGGCGGCTTCAGGGCGGCGATGATACTGCTTTGGTTGACCTGACAGCACGCTGGAGACGTGCGGGGCTTCATGCCTTCGACAGGCACCGGAAACAGGACAGGACAACAGGCAGACGTGACCATGACCGACCACGAGACACGATCATCCGGAGCTGACACAGTGTGCGAGCTTACGACCCGGATTGTCACAGCCTATGTCAGCAGTCACACGGTTCCGGCGGATACCCTGCCAGGCCTCATCGCCACGGTGTTTCAGGCGCTCGGAAGTCTGGGACAGGCGACGACCGGAACACCGGATCTGGTGCCGGCCGTGCCCGTGAAAAAATCCGTGTTCCCGGATTACATCGTCTGCCTGGAGGACGGAAAAAAAATGAAGATGCTCAAGCGTCACCTTCACACCGTCTATGGCCTGACGCCCCAGCAATACCGGGCAAAATGGGGCCTGCCGGAAAGCTATCCGATGACCGCCCCATCCTATTCGGCACAACGGGCTACCCTGGCACAGGAAATCGGACTGGGGCGGACCATCAAGGCGACACCGGAACCTTCGCACGTACCGGACGCTGAAGTTCCGGTCACGCGCCTGCCAGAGAAGAAACGCGGACGCAGGCCAAAACTGGCCTGAAGGTCCAGACCGGGAGAAACGGGACATGAAGACGGATCATACCGATCGCGACGACTGGGAAGCCTGGAAGGACGAAGCCACACGCCGGGCACTGGCCGAGGCTGATGCCGGATTGTTCATCAGTGGTGAAGCGGTGAAGGCATGGGCGGCCAGCCTCGGGACCGATCATCCCCTTCCCCTGCCTGAACCCGGGCAATAAGGGGGACGCTCTCGCACACCGCAGGAAGGTGACGCAGAGTGCAATGGTTACGACTATCCCTGATGCATTGATGGAACGACCGTTTCACGACCCTACGGCTACCCTTGTGACGACCCATCGACATACCCGAGGCCGACATCGCGCCTACCCATAAGTAGTTGTTCTTCATACACCATTGCACCACTGGTGCGGATGCTCAGGCACCTGCCTGCCGGATCTGGGCGATCATTTCATCGGCTGTGATCTCTCCGCGCTGGCGTGCATCCATGATTGCGGTGAGCGCCCTGTCATGAGGGAGCACATGCGGATCATCAGGTGTCGCCGTATGAGCGGCCCTGCCATGCGGGGCCGGAAAGGTTATGCCCGTCACATCGGGATTGCGCGTAAACATCCCGGCCAGGATCTGGTCTGCCTGCTGGATGTAATTGCCTGGGACATCCCGGGATACGCGCGCGGAGCCGGCCGAGGTGGTGATGTCGAGGCCGGCGACATGCGGCAGGAGATCGAGGATGCGCGTCAGGGCTTCGATATCCTGCTGTGTCAGCAGGGTTCCCCCGTCCCCGACCACGAGCAGCTGCCAGGGCCGCTTTTGTGGCAGTGTTCCGGGACTGTCCTTCATGACGATGACCCTTTCTCCGGAACGTCTTTGATGCCCTGCTGCTTTCTGAGCAGGGCCTCATAATGCTCCACGGACATGATGACGAAACGCGGCTTGTGGTGCCTGGTGATGACTACAGGTGCAACGGCGGCCGCTTCGAAAAGATCGCTGGCATTGCGGGTCACGGC
The genomic region above belongs to Komagataeibacter sucrofermentans DSM 15973 and contains:
- a CDS encoding MucR family transcriptional regulator, which translates into the protein MTDHETRSSGADTVCELTTRIVTAYVSSHTVPADTLPGLIATVFQALGSLGQATTGTPDLVPAVPVKKSVFPDYIVCLEDGKKMKMLKRHLHTVYGLTPQQYRAKWGLPESYPMTAPSYSAQRATLAQEIGLGRTIKATPEPSHVPDAEVPVTRLPEKKRGRRPKLA
- a CDS encoding type II toxin-antitoxin system Phd/YefM family antitoxin, producing MKAFPASAVTRNASDLFEAAAVAPVVITRHHKPRFVIMSVEHYEALLRKQQGIKDVPEKGSSS